The genomic segment GCGATAGCAATTTGATAAAAGTCATAGCAACAGGACCACTTCCGTAAACAACAATAGAATCCCCGGGCTGAATATTGAAATATTTGATAGAACTAAAAACTTCTCTCAGCGTTACAAGGACAGGCGCTTCATATTTATCAATAAAATCCGGAAGTTTTTTTTGCGCATAGGCAACATCAGGAACTTCATTTGGTTCGTATGCTTCAAAATCATCAACAATACCATATTCACTAAAAGCTCCCCAAGCAGAGCCCAAAAGACTGTTATCGTGCATATGATTGGGTACAAATGATAGGACAATCAAATCTCCTACACTAAAACCTTTAACTTCAGATCCAATTTCCACTACTTCGCCAACACCTTCGTGGCCAAGCATCAGAGGATATGACGTTTTCTCAAATCCTTTAAATGATTGGTTGATTATCGTAGCATCCGTACCACAAATCCCACAGCTAACCGTTTTGACCAAAGCTTGCTTACTTGTAATTCGGGGTTTGTCTATATCCCAAACTTGCAATTCTCCTTTGTTTGAAACAACTACAGTTTTCATTTTTCTCCCCAATTCCGTTTCCTTTTTTTAGATTGTACGATCCTTTTTACTTGTTACAATTTGTAATAGTACAGCTGCAATAATTATTGCCCCTTTTATAATATCTTGTGGATAAGAAGGAACAGCCATCAGATTCATAATATTGCCGATTAAACCGAGAATTAGAGCACCCGCCACTGTATTTAATACGAATCCTTTTCCTCCCGCTAAACTGGCTCCACCTATTACAACTGCCGCAATAGCATCCAGTTCTTGTCCCATACCAACTGTCGCACTTCCTGTCGATGATCTTGCGGCAAGAAAAACACCTGCCAATGCTGCTAATGCACCTGAAATTGCGTATGTAGACATGACGTATTGCTTTGTTCGTACACCTGCTAATTGCAGTGCAGTTTCATTACTACCAATTGCAATTACTTTACGTCCATAGCCTGTATATCGATGTATAATTGTGAATACAACAATTATGAATAATGTAATTATTAAAATGGGATACATCAGATCTTTACTTACCAGCGTATTAATCGTACCTGATTCAATTTTAATTGGCCGACCTTCTGATAGGACGAATGCAACACCTCTAGCAATTGTCATGGTAGCTAATGTGGCAACGAATCCCTGAATTCCGGTATACGCTACGAGCACACCAGAAAATAATCCAAATAATAATCCAATAAGAACTGCAATACCAATTGAAGCAGTATAATGCATACTGAAGTCTGTTATTAATATTGCTGATACTGTTGAACCAATAGCCATAATAGAACCAACAGATAAGTCAATACCCCCGGCCAAAATAACATACAATAATCCAATGGCCACTAAAATCGGACCCGCTTGTTGTAGAGCAATATTTCGTAAGTTCATTGTTGTAAAAAATGTATCTGATAAAAAAGAACTTGCAACAATCAATAACAATAAGATAATAAATGTATTGTTATTGATGATAAATTCTTTCAAGTCAATTTTTTTTTTGAATATTGACATGATACTAAACCCCCATCGCTAATTTAATCAAGTTATTTTCTGTGAGATTTTCTTTCGACAACTCACCCACAATTTTACCTTCTCGCATAACTATTGCACGGTCACAAGTTCCAATTATCTCCGCCATCTCTGAAGATACAATGATGATAGCCACACCTTCTTCTGCAAGCCTGTTTATAATTCTATAAATTTCAGTTTTAGCTCCAACATCAACTCCACGAGTCGGTTCATCGAAAATGATTAACTTTTTCTCAATCGCTAACCATTTAGACAACGCAATTTTTTGCTGGTTGCCACCACTTAAGCTGTCTGCGTTATCTTCCGTTGAACCATATTTCGTTGCAATTTGAGCTAATAAATCTTTAACATGATTTTTTTCTTTTTGATGATTTATAAAGCCATCTCGTTGATGTGTAACTAAAGTAGTATTTATTCGAATTGATTGCTTAAGGAGAAGTCCTTGCGATTTTCTATCTTCAGGTAATAATCCAATTCCTAATTTAATAGCGGTTTTTGGATTTTTGATATTCACTTCTTTTCCAAAATAGATGATTTTCCCATTGGTTTTTCGGTCAGCACCGAAAATCGCACGCATTGTTTCTGTCCGCCCGGAACCGACCAATCCGCTAAATCCCAATACCTCACCTTTTCTTAAGGAGAAAGAAGCGTTTTCTACTAAATCCGCAGTACTTAAGTTTTCAACACGAAGAATTTCTTCTTCAATCTTTGCATGTCTTTCAGGAAACAGTTGCTCAATCTCTCTGCCTACCATCAATGTGACCAACTGCTCTTTTGTAATTTTAGAAGTTTCAACTGTATTTACATATTTACCATCTTTCAACACCGTAATTTTGTCGCTGATGGCAAATAGCTCTTCTAGACGATGTGAAATATATACTATCGTTACGCCATCCTTTTTTAATTTCCTTATTAAATTCAATAAGTTTTCAGTTTCTGTATGGGTTAGTACAGCGGTAGGTTCATCAAAAACGAGAACTTTTGAATTTTTCGCAAGGCATTTACAAATTTCTACAATTTGCTGGTAAGCAACACTTAACTCACCAACTTTTTTATTTGGATCAATATGTCCAAAACCAATTTTCGACAATTGTTCTTGCGCTTTTCTTTTTAAGTCTCTCCAATTAATGAATAATCCCGAGTTACTTAATTTGTCAATGAATATATTTTCAGCAACAGTTAAATCTGGAGCTAACATAAATTCCTGATAGATTACGGATACCCCCATATCAATCATTGCACGAGGAGTTGAAACTTTTGCTTCTTGGCCATCAATAATAATTGTACCTTCGTCTTTTGCATAAGCGCCCGCCAATATTTTCATTAAAGTTGATTTACCTGCACCATTCTCACCAATCAGTGCATGAATTTCTCCACGATTTACATTTAACTGAACGTCTTCTAACGCTTTAACTCCATTAAAGTGTTTTGCAATATGGTTCATTTCCACGATATAATTGGAAGTCATAATAACACTTCTCCTTCCTATGGTAGGTTCTACCTATAAATAAATCCTCCCAAAACGCGAGAGGATTTTTTTATTTTATCAAGTTTAACTAAAATCAAAATCCAAATTCGTAATATTCATCAACATTATCTTTTGTAACCGCTGCGGGTTTTGTCAGAGTGATTTTGTCATAGTCTTTTGATTCTTTTCCATCAACTAGAATTTCTTTTCCTATTTGAATCCCCAATTGTGCTACTTTATAAGGACTATTTTCACCAGTCGCGAAATATAATCCTTCTTTTATTAAATCATATGCTTCTTTTGCGCCGTCAGCTGCAGCTACAATATCTACATTATCGTTACCCGCATTTTTAAGAGCAGTCATTGCACCAAAAAGCATTTGATCATTCTCTCCAAGAACAGTTGTTAAATTTGGATTAGCAGTAATTAAGTCTTCTGCTGCTTTCAGACCTTCTTGTTCTGTCCAAGCTCCCCAACCTTGACCAACAATAGAAAATTTCGCTTCTTTATTAGAAGCCTTACCTTCATTTGTTAATTGTTTCTCCAAATCTGCAGCTAGTTTCCATGCTTCATCCTCAGATACGCCGAGTTTTCCTTCTAAAATTCCAGCAAATAATCCCGTACGACGCTCTTCACCAGCTACATTACCTTTTGCACCACTTAGAATAATAGAAACGACTTCTTCATCGCTCATCTTTTCCGCGTATGCGAGGCCTACTAAACGTCCGTTTTGTAAATTATCCGAATAGATTGTAGTGATGCTCTCTGCTTCATCGCTAACACCACTATCCAAGTTAATAACGCCAATACCAGCTTCAGCAGCTTTATTAATACTAGAAACGACAGAGTCTGGTTCAATTGCATCTACATAGATTAAATCCATACCTTGAGCAATAAATGTTTCTATATTCTCAGTTTCCTTAGCTGTATCTCCATTTGCATCTAATACTGTAAGTTTCCAACCTTCTTCTTTTGCATATTCTTTCATTGCATCAACAAGAGAAACGAAATATGGAGAATCCTGTGTCTTTATAGCAAAACCAACTTTAAATGAATCTGTATCACCATTTTCAGCTTTTGAATCTGACGAATTTCCACAAGCTGCAAAAACTAACATTACGGATAGAAGCGCTGCAATAATAAACATGTTCTTCTTCATGAACAAACCCCCTATAATTTTTAAATCATTGTAATGTTACGACAATACAATGTATTACTACTATACAGTTTAATGATAGCGGTTTCAACAACTTTTTTAATAATTCAGTAGTTTCTTTTAATATTATTACTTTTCCATATTTCACATTAGATAATCGTGAAGCCACCATCAATCGTAAGTTGGCTACCTGTTACAAATGAAGCTGAATCTGATAGTAAATAGATGACAGCCCCAGCGAGTTCTTCAGGTTTCCCTAAACGTTTCATTGGTGTCGATTCAGCCCATTGTTCTCTCCAATCCTCTCTTACGAATGAAGTTAGCTCTGTAAAAATATAACCTGGACTTATACAATTGACTCTTATATCATGTGAAGCCCATTCATATGCAAGTGATTTAGTTAAATGCACAACGCCCGCTTTTGAAGTATTATATGATGCTTGAAGCTGTGGATAATTAACGATTTGTCCGGACATTGATGCTGTATTGACAATTGCCCCTTTAATTCCATTCTCTATCAAATATTTACCGAACAATTGTGCAACATAATAGACACCATTTAAGTTAACATCAATTACTTTATTCCATTCTTCTGGAGTTGTTTCAATAACAGGCTTCTGTATGACGATACCTGCATTATTAAAGAGTAAATCAATTCTTCCCATCTGTTCAACAGCTTGTTGCAAACAAGACTTTACACCCTCATAATCAGTTACGTCTACTTCACAAGAATAAGTTTGGCAACCATACTTTTCTGCAATTTCATTCGCTGCTTCAGCAGCTTTATCGCCTTGTATGTCAAAAATAACAACATTTGCACCAACTGCAGCAACATGTTCTGCTACTACACGTCCAATTCCCCTAGAACCACCTGTTATCAAAATCGTTCTATTCTCTAATGAAAATAACTTTTTGAGCATATCCATACAATTCAATCATCCTTTTCTCAACGAATTTTACTCACTTGAATTTGTTTGTAAATTTTTGTAATATCGCTTATTTGTACTTTCCCTGTCGATTCCGTTAATGTATTCGCAGCTGACACCGCAATTGCATTACGCAATAATTGTTCGGGAGACTCTTTTTGTACTAGCCCAATTGCGATAGCCCCTACCATTGAGTCGCCAGATCCTACTGTATTAACAATTTGCAATTCAGGTGGAGTACCCTTCCATACACCGTTTTTTGTAATTAGTAATGCTCCTTCATGACCTAATGACACCATTACAATTTCTATTCCCTTATTGATATACGACATACAATAGTCAATTACTTGGTCAGTGGATGCCTTTTCAATGCCCATGATTTGTTCTATTTCTTGACGATTTGGTTTAATCACTGTTGGTATTTCTGTAATTCCATGCACTAAATATTCGCCATTTGTGTCTAGTATAATCTTTTTTTGTTGTTTTCTAGCAATAGCAACTAATTGCGCATAAATATTTTGTGGCATACCTCTTAGTACACTTCCCGATAAAGTCACAACTTCCGCCGAGGCAATATGTCTCGCAAAATGGCTTAGAAAAGAAGATACTGTCTCTTCTCTCACTTCATCACCCGACTCCAGTAGTTCAGTCGACACTCCATTTTCACTCATTATATTTATGCAATTACGAGATTCAATTGATGCTTCCGTAAATTCAAAGTCAATACCTTCTTGTGCGAGCAATTCACAAATCAACTTGCCTGTATATCCTCCTGTAATACCAATTGCTTTGACAGGATGGCCAAGAGTATCTATAATGCGTGCTACGTTTAAACCTTTTCCTCCCGCAGTTTGAATCATTTTTTCTACTCTGTATACATCACCAATAGAGAATGACGGAACTTTATAAAACTTATCGAGTGCAATATTTAACGTGACGGTTATTATCATATGAAATCACCCTTACTTCTCGCTATCAATTAAAATTTTACCTTTTACAGTACTTGGAACTTTAAACAGTTTGAATGCTTCATCAATTTCACTTAGCGGAATTATTTTGTACAGTAACGAATCATCAATCTGAATGTCACCGGCTTGTATATGTTTTGCAGTTGCAACCCATTCTTCACCAGGGAAATTATCACTGTATGACATCCAAGATCCAGTGAGTGTTAATTCTTTTCTGTTAATATTTTCCCATTCATCAATACTAAAGGTTATTTCTTGCTTAGGTGTGCCTATTAAACAAATTGAACCCTTTTTTCTCACTAATTCAAATGTAGATTTAATCGTTTCAGTATTACCTGCAGTTTCATATACAAAATCAAATTGTTTTACATTACCACTGTTGTTCAATTTACTTAAGTAGTTTTCATCACTTGTATTGATACACTCATCTGCACCAAATCGTTTCGCTAGTTTGAGTCGTTCATCGCTAATATCAAAAACAGTAATTTGTCCTGCTCCTAATATTTTCAACCATTGCAAAGTAAAAAAACCAATATTACCTATACCTAATACCGCTACTGAAGATCCCGGTCGGAAATTTAGACGCTTAATTCCATGAAGAGCTACGGTTATTGGTTCAAAAAAAGCCCCTTTAACATAGGAAATCGATGGATCTAAATAAATAGCATTTTTTTCAGGAATGACAACATACTCAGCGAAGCTACCATTTCTTCTTGAACCTACAAAACTATATTTTTCACAAAGTGCATAATCACCTTTTTCGCATTGTTCGCAATTCATACAAGGCAACAATGGTGCTCCAGCAATTCGATCACCTATTTTTAACTTCTTCACATTTGGTCCAATTTCAACTACTTCACCTGAAAATTCATGTCCTAAAATAATCGGATAATTATGAGCGGCATTTGCATTTACCCTTGGAATATCTGAGCCGCAAATACCGGTAAATTTGACCTTCACCAGGACATCCTCTAGCCCTGGTGATGGCATTTCTACTTCTTCGTAAACAATATTTCCTCTTCCATGTAATACTCCCGCTTTCATTTAGACACTCTCCTTCTGTCTGAACTATTTGCCGCGATGAAACTAGAATTTTAAATTAATTCATTCGATACCTTTAGATAAACATTTCCTTGTTTAGCCATGTAGATAATTTTAAATACAAAGCTAAAGATTCTTCATATTTTTCTCGTCGATTTAAATCTGGAAAATGTTGTCGATTGATTTTGACTGTCTGTTCAACCGCATCATCAAAGTTGTTGTAAACACCCACTGCGACTCCGGCCAATAAAGCTGCTCCAAGCGTAGTTGCTGTATCGGAACTTGGTACTTTAATCCGACAACCTGTTACATCTGAATAGATTTGAATCCATAGCATGCTATTTGCCGCTCCGCCCATTGCAGAAATGTCTAGTTTTTCGATGTCCACTCCAGCCTCTTTTGCTATCAGTAAATTATGATAGACAGAGAACACAACGCCTTCTAACACTGCACGAATCGCGTGAGACTTAGTTTCCTTAAAACTCAGACCATAAAACAGAGCTTTTACTTTCGGATTCCAAAGTGGACTTCTCTCTCCTGCTAAATATGGCAAGAATACAACCCCATCAGATCCTTCTGGGATTTGTTCCGCTCTTTTCGTTAACTCATCAAAACTGAGATGCTCTCCAAACTCATCTTTAAACCAGCGAAGAGCACCTCCACCTCCTACAGTTCCACCTTGTAATAACCAACGATTCGGAATAACATGTGGTGAAAAAATAAGTTTTGGATGTGTTTTTGGCTCATTAAGACATATACTGACACCGCCAGCTTGTCCCCCTTGAAGTTGAGTTTCATAATTTTGAATAACCCCAGCTCCCAAAGCTCCACACGCAGCATCCAAACCGCCGGCAATTACTGGAATCCCTACTTTCAATCCTGTCATTGCAGCAGCTTCCTCAGTTATAGTACCAATGACTTCGTGACATTGATAAATTTCTGGTAATTTGTCGATTGGTATTCCAAAACGACTGGCCATTTCCAAATCGTATTGATAAGTTATTGGGTTATAAAGATGCAAACCATAGTTTTGACTACGATCCGACGACATTTTCCCTGTCAATTTCATTCCTATAAAACTATTACTTTGTAAAAATTTATAAGTTCGATTGAATAACTCTGGCATGTGTTTCTTAAACCACAAAATTTTAGGTGTTGTATATGTAGGGGAGAAAGAATTTCCAGACACGTTGTAAATATCTTCATCAGTAATTGAACTAGCAATATTTGAAATGATATCAGTTGCTCGTGTGTCTAACCAAATTGGCGTATTATGCAAACAATTACCTTCTTTATCTACCGGAATTGCTGACCAACCTTGACCCGCAATTCCAATACCTACAATCTCATTATCAATTAATAATTTACTTTCTAAACACTTTTGAATCGATTTACATACTTCCATCCACCATTCCTCTGGATTTTGCTCTACCCATCCTGGCTTAGGATAATATATTGGATAATGTGATGAACTTTGGCTCACCACCTCACCGTCCGACTTAAAAATAGCAACTTTGCATGATGAAGTTCCAATGTCAATTCCTAACAATAACTTTTCCATAGTTCAACCTCGAATCAATGAAATGTAGATGCTTTTCCGTTGCTGCCGCAAGTATACATTTTTTCTTTTGCTAACTCTTTTACTTTTGTGCGTGCATATGCCATGAATTTTTTAGGATCCACAAAACTTGTCTCAGTATCAAAATACTCTTTTACAGATTCAGTGAACATGATACGCAACTCCGTTGCATAGTTTATTTTACTTATTCCATTTTCAATGCACTGTTTAACATCATTTTCAGAAAGTCCAGAAGCTCCGTGTAAAACAAGAGGCACATCAACAGTTTTACTTAATTCATCAAGTAAAGTTAAATCTAGATTTGGCTCGCCTTTATATACTCCATGAGCAGTTCCTATCGCAACCGCTAATGAACTTACACAAGTTCTCTCTATAAATTCTTTTGCTTCAAGCGGTTTCGTATAGCCACTTGCTCCGAAATCCTCGTCACCCGGCTTACCACCTACATTACCTAGCTCCGCTTCAGTAGATACTCCAATTGGTTGGCAAAGATCTACTACTGCTTTTGTTTGCTTTATATTTTCTTCAAAAGATAGTTTAGATGCGTCTATCATGACAGATGTATAGCCTGCTCTAATTGCTTGAAGTGCCAATTCTGTACTATCCCCGTGATCAAGATGCAAAGCTACAGGAACTTTCGCATGCTTAAGTGCCGCCTCTACCATCGCATAATAGTAGTCCATATTTGCGTATTTCACAGTATTAGCCGAAGTTTGAATGATAACGGGTGAATCCGTTTCTTCAGCAGCCTCTACTACCGCTTGAACCATTTCCATATTTTCTACATTGAATGCGCAAACCGCATACCCATTTTGTTTTGCATGCTGTAAAATTTCATTACCAGTCACTAGAGCCATTAAAATGTAACTCCCTCCATTTGATGTTTTTCATAAATAGGTCTTAAAGCGAAATAAAAATCATCATAACGCTGTTTTGCTTTTTCATAGATTTCAATGTTAGTCGAATCGTTTTGTTGTGATTGACTGATGGCAATGAATTTTTCAACTACTTCAAAGTTTTCATAAATTCCAATCCCAACACCACCGATAATAGCTGCCCCCATCGAGCCTGCCTCATCTAGCAACCTAGGAACTTTGACAGTTAGTCCAAAAACATCTGAAATAATTTGACGCCAGACCTCATTTTTCGCTCCGCCACCGATTATAATCATGTCTTCAATTTTAATATGCTGCTGTAAAACATCCAAGATTATCGCTAAATTGAAAGTAACACCTTCAAGAACACTTCTTAACATTTCCGCTCGTGTCGTTTCTGATGTAATTCCTATAAATGTTCCTTTTGAAAACGAATCCCAACGCGGTGCGCGCTCACCAAGCAAATAAGGGAGAAATAGCAATCCATTAGAACCAGCAGGGGCTTGCTCAATTTGATCATTAATCATTTCATAAATTGTTTTCCCCAATTTTTTTCCTTCTTGTTCTTCCGAAGTGCAAATTGTTTCTTTCATCCAATTGAATGCACCGCCAGCGTATTGCATTGTTCCATTCGGTGCATAATATCCTGGAATAGCATGTGCCCATGTGACGATTCGCATTTCAGGGTCAAATATAGGTTTTTTCGAAGTAGTAGTTACCCATGCAGAAGTACCTAACGAACAATATGTTTTCCCTTCACTAATAGAGCCCGCCCCTATATTAGCAGTTACCCCATCACCTGCACCTATGACAACTTGTGTAAGCGTTGTCAATCCCATTGCTTTTGCAGCATCTTCCGTAACATTACCTGCAACAAACGTGGACGGTTTTAAATCTGGCAATTTAGTTGAATCGATTCTACTACTACTAATAATCTTATCGGACCACCTCAAGTTTTCTAGGTCAAAGCAACCCATACCATTACCATCCGAATAATCCGTGTAGAATGTATTCGTTAATTTAAATACGATGTAATCTTTTGCATTTAACACTTTGTACGTTTTTTCATATACTTCTGGTTCATTATCACGTATCCACATCAGTTTTTGAATACCATAAGAGGCTGTATTACGATGACCGACTATTCTATAAAACTCTTCTTGTGTCAAATGTTTTTCTAACTCTTCTACTTGTTTCTGTGCACGTTGGTCCGCCCAAATAATTGAATCTCTCAGTGGAATTCCTTCCTTATCAACACAGAGACAACCCATCATTTGACCACTAAAACTGACAACTTGAATATCCGCCGGCGAAATATCCAATCGTTCAATTAATTGTCTCGTAGAAGTACATATTGCCTTCCACCAATCTTCGGGATTTTGCTCTGCCCATTTTTCATTAAAGTAATGTGTACTATAAGAAGAAATACTACTACCTACCATTTCTCCAGAAACAGCAAACAAAGTTGCTTTGTTACCAGAAGTACCCAAATCATGAGCTAAAATATACTTTGTCATTTCTTTTTAATCTCCTTTGTATACCTGCTTACTTTGTCGCTGATATTACAATTTCAAAACGGTTTTTATCTCCACGGTAACGTGCAATTGTATATTCAATCGGTTCATCCTTTATATTGAATCCAATAGATATAAACTTTTGAACGGCTCTACCTTTTTCCAAATGGAGATTTTCCATATCGTATTCTATTGCTTCAACTGCTTCAATAAACCGCTTAATTTTATTGATTTTTGTCTCTTTATTCATACTTAATACCGGATAAAGTGATTCTTCAACAAAATTATGCTTTAATACGTTTTTACATTTTTCATAGGGCAAATAAGTCTTCACCATAACGATAGGTTCGTTATCCGCAAAACGACGACGATGTATATAAATAACTTTCTCATTTGGTTGCAATTTCAAATGTTCAATCACTTCTTTTGAAGCTTCTACTACTTCTAAATTCAAAACTTCTGTTGTTGGGGTCATTCCTAAATCTCTAATCTGATCATTAAATGATCCTAATGCTTGAGCAAAACTTTGCGAAATCTTTGGTGCCCGAACAAATGTACCTTTGCTTTTTTCCCGATACAACAAACCTTCTTGCACTAATTCTGTAATAGCTTGCCTCACTGTTGTTCGACTAATTTCATACACTTCGCTTAACTCTTTTTCTGTTGGAATCGAATCGCCTACTTGATAAATCCCTATTTCAATTTTTTTTTGTACTAACTCTTTAAGTTGAAAGTAAAGCGGGATTGGCACTGATTTATCCAGTTTTTCCGTCAAATTTAACACCTCTATTTTCCAATATACCTTTTTCAAAACTTTCCGACTTGACTAAAAGCTATTGTTTTAGTTATTATAACATGTAGTTGGAATATTGCAATATCATGACAATGATACATTACTTTTTATGGAGGGGACAACATGAAATACGGTATTTACTTTGCATATTGGGAAGATTCTTGGGAGGTTGACTTTGAGGAATATATTGAAAAGGCGAAGAACCTTGGATTTGATATTTTAGAAGTCGCAGCACTAGGCCTCGTTCATTTATCAGACAGTAAATTAACACGTCTTAAAGAATTAGCCGATTTCCATAATATTATTCTGACAGCTGGCATTGGACTGCCAAAAGAGTATGACGTTTCTTCTTCAAATGACGAAACACGTGAAAACGGAATTCTTTTCATGAAAAAAGTGATTGACAATTTACACATGGCGGGAATAGACCGGATTGGTGGCACAATTTATTCTTATTGGCCGGTTGACTATACTGTTCCTATCGAAAAACCAATAGCTCTTAAGCACAGTATTGATAGCATA from the Sporosarcina psychrophila genome contains:
- a CDS encoding sugar ABC transporter ATP-binding protein, whose amino-acid sequence is MTSNYIVEMNHIAKHFNGVKALEDVQLNVNRGEIHALIGENGAGKSTLMKILAGAYAKDEGTIIIDGQEAKVSTPRAMIDMGVSVIYQEFMLAPDLTVAENIFIDKLSNSGLFINWRDLKRKAQEQLSKIGFGHIDPNKKVGELSVAYQQIVEICKCLAKNSKVLVFDEPTAVLTHTETENLLNLIRKLKKDGVTIVYISHRLEELFAISDKITVLKDGKYVNTVETSKITKEQLVTLMVGREIEQLFPERHAKIEEEILRVENLSTADLVENASFSLRKGEVLGFSGLVGSGRTETMRAIFGADRKTNGKIIYFGKEVNIKNPKTAIKLGIGLLPEDRKSQGLLLKQSIRINTTLVTHQRDGFINHQKEKNHVKDLLAQIATKYGSTEDNADSLSGGNQQKIALSKWLAIEKKLIIFDEPTRGVDVGAKTEIYRIINRLAEEGVAIIIVSSEMAEIIGTCDRAIVMREGKIVGELSKENLTENNLIKLAMGV
- a CDS encoding zinc-dependent alcohol dehydrogenase; its protein translation is MKTVVVSNKGELQVWDIDKPRITSKQALVKTVSCGICGTDATIINQSFKGFEKTSYPLMLGHEGVGEVVEIGSEVKGFSVGDLIVLSFVPNHMHDNSLLGSAWGAFSEYGIVDDFEAYEPNEVPDVAYAQKKLPDFIDKYEAPVLVTLREVFSSIKYFNIQPGDSIVVYGSGPVAMTFIKLLSLLNVQDIVAVVRNENKKQLLESFGLKAVINSSVHNVKEQISVLYPKGMNFVLDAVGSENIINEAISLLKDRGEVLCYGVPKVNNMNLNWANSPYNWKLNFQQMPYKEEEGACHDQIVQWICDGKLILSDFISEVIEFEHIIETLQDFVDGKKTKKVIIKYK
- a CDS encoding xylulokinase, whose protein sequence is MEKLLLGIDIGTSSCKVAIFKSDGEVVSQSSSHYPIYYPKPGWVEQNPEEWWMEVCKSIQKCLESKLLIDNEIVGIGIAGQGWSAIPVDKEGNCLHNTPIWLDTRATDIISNIASSITDEDIYNVSGNSFSPTYTTPKILWFKKHMPELFNRTYKFLQSNSFIGMKLTGKMSSDRSQNYGLHLYNPITYQYDLEMASRFGIPIDKLPEIYQCHEVIGTITEEAAAMTGLKVGIPVIAGGLDAACGALGAGVIQNYETQLQGGQAGGVSICLNEPKTHPKLIFSPHVIPNRWLLQGGTVGGGGALRWFKDEFGEHLSFDELTKRAEQIPEGSDGVVFLPYLAGERSPLWNPKVKALFYGLSFKETKSHAIRAVLEGVVFSVYHNLLIAKEAGVDIEKLDISAMGGAANSMLWIQIYSDVTGCRIKVPSSDTATTLGAALLAGVAVGVYNNFDDAVEQTVKINRQHFPDLNRREKYEESLALYLKLSTWLNKEMFI
- a CDS encoding glucose 1-dehydrogenase: MDMLKKLFSLENRTILITGGSRGIGRVVAEHVAAVGANVVIFDIQGDKAAEAANEIAEKYGCQTYSCEVDVTDYEGVKSCLQQAVEQMGRIDLLFNNAGIVIQKPVIETTPEEWNKVIDVNLNGVYYVAQLFGKYLIENGIKGAIVNTASMSGQIVNYPQLQASYNTSKAGVVHLTKSLAYEWASHDIRVNCISPGYIFTELTSFVREDWREQWAESTPMKRLGKPEELAGAVIYLLSDSASFVTGSQLTIDGGFTII
- the pfkB gene encoding 1-phosphofructokinase, producing MIITVTLNIALDKFYKVPSFSIGDVYRVEKMIQTAGGKGLNVARIIDTLGHPVKAIGITGGYTGKLICELLAQEGIDFEFTEASIESRNCINIMSENGVSTELLESGDEVREETVSSFLSHFARHIASAEVVTLSGSVLRGMPQNIYAQLVAIARKQQKKIILDTNGEYLVHGITEIPTVIKPNRQEIEQIMGIEKASTDQVIDYCMSYINKGIEIVMVSLGHEGALLITKNGVWKGTPPELQIVNTVGSGDSMVGAIAIGLVQKESPEQLLRNAIAVSAANTLTESTGKVQISDITKIYKQIQVSKIR
- a CDS encoding ABC transporter permease; this encodes MSIFKKKIDLKEFIINNNTFIILLLLIVASSFLSDTFFTTMNLRNIALQQAGPILVAIGLLYVILAGGIDLSVGSIMAIGSTVSAILITDFSMHYTASIGIAVLIGLLFGLFSGVLVAYTGIQGFVATLATMTIARGVAFVLSEGRPIKIESGTINTLVSKDLMYPILIITLFIIVVFTIIHRYTGYGRKVIAIGSNETALQLAGVRTKQYVMSTYAISGALAALAGVFLAARSSTGSATVGMGQELDAIAAVVIGGASLAGGKGFVLNTVAGALILGLIGNIMNLMAVPSYPQDIIKGAIIIAAVLLQIVTSKKDRTI
- a CDS encoding galactitol-1-phosphate 5-dehydrogenase produces the protein MKAGVLHGRGNIVYEEVEMPSPGLEDVLVKVKFTGICGSDIPRVNANAAHNYPIILGHEFSGEVVEIGPNVKKLKIGDRIAGAPLLPCMNCEQCEKGDYALCEKYSFVGSRRNGSFAEYVVIPEKNAIYLDPSISYVKGAFFEPITVALHGIKRLNFRPGSSVAVLGIGNIGFFTLQWLKILGAGQITVFDISDERLKLAKRFGADECINTSDENYLSKLNNSGNVKQFDFVYETAGNTETIKSTFELVRKKGSICLIGTPKQEITFSIDEWENINRKELTLTGSWMSYSDNFPGEEWVATAKHIQAGDIQIDDSLLYKIIPLSEIDEAFKLFKVPSTVKGKILIDSEK
- a CDS encoding substrate-binding domain-containing protein, coding for MKKNMFIIAALLSVMLVFAACGNSSDSKAENGDTDSFKVGFAIKTQDSPYFVSLVDAMKEYAKEEGWKLTVLDANGDTAKETENIETFIAQGMDLIYVDAIEPDSVVSSINKAAEAGIGVINLDSGVSDEAESITTIYSDNLQNGRLVGLAYAEKMSDEEVVSIILSGAKGNVAGEERRTGLFAGILEGKLGVSEDEAWKLAADLEKQLTNEGKASNKEAKFSIVGQGWGAWTEQEGLKAAEDLITANPNLTTVLGENDQMLFGAMTALKNAGNDNVDIVAAADGAKEAYDLIKEGLYFATGENSPYKVAQLGIQIGKEILVDGKESKDYDKITLTKPAAVTKDNVDEYYEFGF